A region from the Panicum hallii strain FIL2 chromosome 1, PHallii_v3.1, whole genome shotgun sequence genome encodes:
- the LOC112903726 gene encoding transcription factor bHLH144-like — MQGDPGYGYGGYGYGGYGAGGYDSDMAGYGTYYAASDRYPAAPAAYEDPLAGRRQQDFPAPLTGLEFQPSDTCPRNYVIFDQTYDRSRVMFHPSLASNLGGGYGYDHHCYGYDQAYAAAYNDGGGAAASVRQKEDTDEIDALMSTEDGEDEDDVVSTGRTPGCRGGGSSPDSTCSSGYGAGGRKQEAGGGGEKKKERMKKMVRTLKGIIPGGERMDTPAVLDEAVRYLKSLKVEVKKLGARGSSS; from the coding sequence ATGCAGGGAGACCCCGGGTACGGGTACGGTGGCTACGGCTACGGCGGGTACGGCGCCGGCGGCTACGATAGCGACATGGCCGGGTACGGCACGTACTACGCGGCGAGCGACCGGTACCCCGCGGCGCCAGCTGCCTACGAGGACCCGCTCGCCGGGCGGAGGCAGCAGGACTTCCCGGCGCCGCTGACGGGGCTGGAGTTCCAGCCGTCGGACACCTGCCCCAGGAACTACGTCATCTTCGACCAGACGTACGACCGGAGCCGCGTCATGTTCCACCCCTCCCTGGCCAGCAATCTGGGCGGGGGGTACGGCTACGACCACCACTGCTACGGCTACGACCAGGCCTACGCCGCCGCCTataacgacggcggcggcgcggccgcgtcgGTTCGGCAGAAGGAAGACACGGACGAGATCGACGCGCTGATGAGCACGGAGGACGGCGAGGACGAGGACGACGTGGTGAGCACGGGGCGCACCCCGGGGTGCCGCGGCGGGGGGTCCTCCCCGGACTCGACGTGCTCGTCCGGGTACGGGGCCGGCGGGCGGAAgcaggaggccggcggcggcggcgagaagaagaaggagcggATGAAGAAGATGGTGCGGACGCTCAAGGGGATCATCCCCGGCGGCGAGCGGATGGACACGCCGGCCGTCCTGGACGAGGCCGTCCGGTACCTCAAGTCCCTCAAGGTGGAGGTCAAGAAGCTCGGCGCGCGCGGGTCAAGCAGTTAG
- the LOC112874212 gene encoding transcription factor bHLH144-like, with amino-acid sequence MQGGHGYGAYGYAGYVYDAGAYASAGGYYSDGGYPSAPAYEDPLVTAGRRAHDIPAPLSGLELQPSEACPKNYVVFDQTCTHSRVTFHPSLARKLGGPTESHGAGACAADADDGCSAVRQEEDPEEIDALLSLSSEDGGGDEDDVASTGRAPGCGRDDGGSPDSTCSSGVGKKKARVKKMMRALKGIVPGAKRMDAPDALDEAVWYLKSLKVEAAKKLGGARGSDS; translated from the coding sequence ATGCAGGGAGGCCACGGCTATGGCGCCTACGGTTACGCCGGCTACGTCTACGACGCCGGCGCGTACGCCTCCGCGGGCGGGTACTACTCCGACGGCGGTTACCCATCCGCGCCGGCCTACGAGGACCCGCTCgtcacggccggccggcgggcgcACGACATTCCGGCGCCGCTCAGCGGGCTCGAGCTGCAGCCGTCGGAGGCGTGCCCCAAGAACTACGTCGTCTTCGACCAGACGTGCACCCACAGCCGGGTCACGTTCCACCCCTCCCTGGCGCGCAAGCTCGGGGGTCCGACGGAGTCGCACGGCGCCGGCGCGTGCGCCGCGGACGCCGACGACGGCTGCTCGGCGGTGCGGCAGGAGGAGGACCCGGAGGAGATCGACGCGCTGCTGAGCCTGAGCtcggaggacggcggcggcgacgaggacgaCGTGGCGAGCACGGGGCGCGCCCCGGGCTGCGGCCGGGACGACGGGGGCTCCCCGGACTCCACGTGCTCCTCCGGCGTCGGCAAGAAGAAGGCGCGGGTAAAGAAGATGATGCGGGCGCTCAAGGGCATCGTCCCCGGCGCCAAGCGGATGGACGCGCCGGACGCGCTGGACGAGGCCGTCTGGTACCTCAAGTCGCTCAAGGTGGAGGCGGCGAAGAAGctgggcggcgcgcggggctcgGACAGCTAG